A single Fusobacterium hominis DNA region contains:
- a CDS encoding TonB-dependent receptor, which produces MKKIILLLGILNTLVVANEISLDKSTITSTTGFTENISKENKNVIIIGKEDISKKEYHNLEEVLNNTPNVMVQQTYFGPIVDLRGNGERAISRVKVLVDGIAINPIDDSMGTLPINTIPLNNIERIEVIPGGGAVLNGSGTAGGVVNIITKSTEKKDYFSLNYGNSSYQTNQTSLSTGYNVTDKLYVYGGFSHLNGKGYRQKDSKENNSFNGGFEYQLTSNQKIRFQGSNFKENNDTSTSILKTELAKERKKAGYLVESNSSRKSYSLEYELKATDNLVFLTTLYTQKFKRNFTEHSKMDEYKMDKIGKMPFSLVGYNLPVKMLGSFDEDTKGIKLKSKYSYDKGNLILGYEYSKTNLKRTSDIFTNGKFFPAISKVNNKLMGINADIHIDILNDVYKENNSLFGLNKYNLSDNLSLITGLRYEHSKLGGNRVNNTYVDTSFMPTIKSNKNINSTDTENNFAGEIGLSYSYSDTGTVFTRYERGFISPMPGQITDKTQNGIYVPNNLKSETSDNFEVGVRDFVGNTYLSWTIFTSFTEDEITLIQGNTHNPATKWWSYKNLGKTRRLGTEILAEQYLGNLTLTQGITLINTKITKGEYKGDKVPLAPESKITLKALYQFNDNINAGLSFNYVGKSTIREYNKNDKSFVTNISSYHFTDLTIQYKFNENFIINAGINNIFNNKYNFSETKNYAIPAPERNYYIGGTISF; this is translated from the coding sequence ATGAAAAAAATAATATTACTTTTAGGAATTTTAAATACCTTAGTAGTTGCAAATGAAATCTCTTTAGATAAAAGTACTATTACTTCAACTACAGGATTTACAGAAAATATCTCTAAAGAAAATAAAAATGTAATTATAATTGGCAAAGAAGATATTTCAAAAAAAGAATATCATAATCTTGAAGAAGTATTAAATAATACTCCAAATGTTATGGTACAACAAACATATTTTGGTCCTATCGTCGATCTAAGAGGAAATGGTGAACGTGCCATATCAAGAGTTAAAGTATTAGTAGATGGAATTGCAATAAATCCAATTGATGATTCAATGGGAACACTGCCTATAAATACTATCCCTTTAAACAATATCGAACGAATAGAAGTTATTCCTGGGGGAGGTGCTGTGTTAAATGGATCTGGAACTGCTGGTGGTGTTGTCAATATCATAACAAAATCAACTGAGAAAAAAGACTATTTTTCACTAAATTATGGAAACTCTTCATATCAAACAAATCAAACTTCTCTTAGTACTGGATATAATGTTACTGATAAACTATATGTATATGGAGGATTTTCTCATCTAAATGGAAAAGGATATAGACAAAAAGATAGTAAAGAAAATAATAGTTTTAATGGTGGATTTGAATATCAACTAACATCTAATCAAAAAATTAGATTTCAAGGAAGTAATTTTAAAGAAAATAATGATACATCAACTTCTATTCTAAAAACTGAACTTGCAAAAGAAAGAAAAAAAGCTGGATACTTAGTTGAAAGTAATTCTAGTAGAAAAAGTTATTCCTTAGAATATGAACTAAAAGCTACAGATAACTTAGTATTTCTAACAACTTTATACACTCAAAAGTTCAAAAGAAACTTTACCGAGCATTCTAAAATGGACGAATATAAAATGGATAAAATTGGTAAAATGCCTTTTTCATTAGTTGGATATAACTTACCTGTTAAAATGTTAGGATCTTTTGATGAAGATACTAAAGGTATAAAATTAAAAAGTAAGTATAGTTATGATAAAGGAAATTTAATTTTAGGATACGAATATTCAAAAACTAATTTAAAACGGACTAGTGATATTTTTACTAACGGTAAATTCTTCCCTGCTATTTCAAAAGTTAATAACAAATTAATGGGAATAAATGCAGATATTCATATTGATATACTTAACGATGTATATAAAGAAAATAATAGTTTATTTGGATTAAATAAATATAATCTTTCTGATAATTTAAGTTTAATCACTGGATTAAGATATGAACATTCAAAATTAGGAGGAAATAGAGTTAATAATACATATGTAGATACTTCTTTTATGCCTACTATAAAATCAAATAAAAATATCAATTCTACAGATACTGAAAATAATTTTGCTGGTGAAATTGGATTATCATATTCTTATAGTGATACTGGAACTGTCTTTACTAGATATGAAAGAGGTTTTATCTCTCCTATGCCAGGACAAATTACAGATAAAACTCAAAATGGAATATATGTACCAAATAATTTAAAATCTGAAACTTCAGATAATTTTGAAGTTGGAGTAAGAGATTTTGTTGGAAACACATATTTATCATGGACAATATTTACTTCATTTACAGAAGATGAAATAACATTAATTCAAGGAAATACTCATAACCCAGCAACTAAATGGTGGAGTTATAAAAATCTTGGTAAAACTAGAAGATTAGGAACTGAAATATTAGCAGAACAATATCTAGGAAACTTAACTTTAACTCAAGGTATTACACTTATAAATACTAAAATTACAAAAGGAGAATATAAAGGTGATAAAGTCCCTCTTGCTCCTGAAAGTAAAATAACATTAAAGGCACTTTATCAATTTAATGATAATATAAATGCCGGACTATCATTTAACTACGTTGGGAAATCTACTATTAGAGAATATAACAAAAATGATAAATCATTTGTTACTAATATTTCATCGTATCACTTTACAGATTTAACTATTCAATATAAATTTAATGAAAACTTTATTATAAATGCTGGAATAAATAATATATTTAACAATAAATATAATTTTTCTGAAACAAAAAATTACGCAATTCCTGCTCCTGAAAGAAATTATTATATTGGTGGAACTATCTCTTTTTAA
- a CDS encoding MgtC/SapB family protein, whose translation MVGFISELSLQSISLRILLAIFIGGMIGYERGTNNRPAGFRTHILVCLGAAIVSLLQDHLRINLLNYATQNPIVSQVLKTDLGRIGAQVVSGIGFLGAGTIIREKRSIAGLTTAASIWVTGCIGLGIGWGFYSLTIISGIAVLIVLVTFKKIESVLINQKITETITIFYKNSSPISQDIMSTYDIFKNHHIKVKNLKKDIDENKITYTVVLPKLLNQIEFISELTSLEQVSEIRDF comes from the coding sequence ATGGTAGGCTTTATATCAGAACTTTCTCTACAAAGTATATCCCTCAGAATACTATTAGCTATTTTTATTGGTGGTATGATTGGTTATGAAAGAGGAACTAACAATAGACCTGCAGGTTTTAGAACTCATATACTTGTATGTTTAGGTGCTGCTATTGTCTCCCTGTTACAAGATCATCTCAGAATAAATTTACTTAACTATGCTACTCAAAATCCTATTGTTTCACAAGTTTTAAAAACTGATTTAGGGAGAATAGGAGCACAAGTAGTTAGTGGTATTGGATTTTTAGGTGCAGGAACTATTATAAGAGAAAAAAGAAGTATTGCTGGACTTACTACTGCTGCATCTATATGGGTAACTGGTTGTATAGGACTTGGAATTGGTTGGGGATTTTATTCTCTAACTATCATAAGCGGAATTGCTGTATTAATCGTTTTAGTTACATTTAAAAAAATAGAATCTGTTTTAATCAATCAAAAAATTACTGAAACAATTACTATTTTTTATAAAAATAGCTCTCCTATATCTCAAGATATAATGAGCACATATGACATTTTTAAAAATCATCATATTAAAGTTAAAAATTTAAAAAAAGATATAGATGAAAACAAAATAACTTATACTGTTGTTTTACCAAAACTTCTAAATCAAATTGAATTTATATCAGAACTTACTTCATTGGAACAAGTCTCTGAAATCAGAGATTTTTAA